The window TCCTCTTTAATTTTAGAAACCTGAGAAATTTTGGTTTTTCAGTTGAAACAGTTATTTGACACCCCTAGTGAAAGGCAACTTTGGTCATATCTCGGCGGAAAGTCAACCCACAATGAGGAGAATGGCTCGCATCTCTTtatcgaatatatatatatatatatatatcacgtGAGCGCCTCACTCAAATGGCATAGGATTCTTCATTACCTTTGTCATTTCCAAATCCCTTCCCATTGCTTTCATGTCTCGTAATGATTACCAAACAACAATTTCCTACAAGATGAAACGGCAGCTCCCTGCCTCCCAAAAGAATGCCATCAAACGAGGACTCACCTACAACATCGCCCGGATGAGGAGAAAGGAAGCTGAATGTACACATGATATGGCAGTGCATCATATTAGCTCACAAGAGATGAGCATGAAATCAGGTGAAGGTTCGCACCTAGCTTTCACTGTTATAGCTGACATAGGATTCAGGTCTCAATTTCATATGACTCCCCCTGAGAAATATACGCGACGAATGAAACTTAAAGAGATCGCATAAAATAGTTAGGAGGAGACGCGGAGGCaaagaggaggagggagaaggCCATGGTTGGAGCTGACCGGAGGCAGTGGAGTGGGAAGAGGGAGCTGGCTGAGGTCTGGTTTTATCGGCCTTGAACGGAGCCGAGAGGTGGGCGTGTGGGGGAAAGCATGCCATGCATGGTTCATGGCGATACAAAAGGACATCTTTGCCCCTGGAACCTCTTGTCGAGACCCCATCCTGTCATCTTTTGTCGAGACACTCGAGAATCCCCATCCTATACCAGAGTCTTCTGGCTTACGGGCATAACCACCTGACAATTGACGTTTATCACAagctaataatttttatttttatttttccgtgGATCACGCGCTAATAGTTATTCAAAAACTCGCCGAATTAATTTCGGCCCATCCACAATGCAAGTTATGCCGGTCCACCAGAAAGCTAGTGGGCCTCGTAATGGATCAGAATTTGCCTAGAACAAAGTCGAGTTGACTATGGGCTGGAGGTGAAATTTTCACTTACAAGAAAAGTCCCTGcgataatataatgaaatagaaattgtAAATACATAACGGGTTATTTGGTTGGATGTAATCTTCAAATTTTCCtgggaaaattcaaaaactaCGACCTATTTTAGGTTGTTTGGACGTAAAGTGATTCACCGTAATCACTTTTATGGATTAAGATTTTACGGGTGTGATTGGGAAAACTTTTACGGACGAAACACTTGATATTTTCGGCTTACTTCCGTAGACCCCATATCTTatctctgtaaaaataaatcatatacaTTTTTTGTAATTCAACATATTTATCAAGTACAACAATCTTATTTTTTGACTTCAACTCGTATAAAATGATTCAATAGTTAAATTTTCCTTATAATCTTCACGTTCCCCGTAATCTAACAATCGGGGAACCAAACGACCTCTAATAAAGAGGCACATATAATCCCAACGAGTATCAAATCTGAAATCTCTTTATTATTAAGCGAAGGCATGAACCATTACATTAAGCCCTTTTTGAAATTACGTGTAAAATTAAGTAGATCAAGAAAGATCTACCAAAAAATTGCTAGCCAGGGAAATCGATTCATATTCCCAAGGATTATCCATGTCTCCCAACCCTTTCagaactttatttatttatcagaTTCATGGGACTCTCTCGTACGGAAAAGTGATTGAAGATCACGTCGTTGGTATGGAAATGTGACGGCGGATTATAAGGTAAAAGGGGATCGATGCACCTCATACATAGCTTCACCTCAGTGAGCTTCAATACCAGCATGATCACCACCTCTGGATCTTGAGAAGGTCCAAGGAAAGACTTATCTTCTGAGTTAGAGAGTCGGGCTCTGACAGAGAACAAGCGGACTTCGTCGCTGGGTGTCTCctggcagcagcagcagcagcagttgCTCCATTTCAGAAATTCGGTGGAAAGTCGATAAAGAAAGCagaaccaaacaaaaaaacacGACGGAGTAATTACAAATTTATTATGGAAGCAATGATAGCTATGAAATCATACCTCCACAAAGTCAACCCACAATGAGGAGATTGGCTCACATCTCCTTATCCATTATCGAATATATCAACCCATTGAGCGCCTCACTCAATAGCATAGGATTCTCCATCACCATTCCCATTTCAAATCTCTTCCCATTGTTTTCATGTCTCGTAATGATTACCAAACAAGGACTTCGTACCAGATAAAACGGCAGCTCCATGTCTCCAAAAGAATGCCATCAAACGAGGAATGGGATGGGAAGAAAGGAAGCAGCAATAGTTCGAGTCCTGCTGCCGGTATGGCTCCTCTTGGCAGCTTCGGAGCACCATTTTCCCGCCTTTGCTTATGCTCGCGCTATTCATTCAGGCAAGCTGCCGCTGCCCTTGCTCCTTCCTTCACCTGAAGAAACTTGTAGCATTGTTAAGGCTATTGCACAAGTACCAAAAGAAAGAATGCTAACACAACGGAAAGCTCATGGATATTCTGCTTCCTTACCCTTCTCATTTCTTCTGGCGACAGCTGACTCAAAGCTTGGACCAGACCGACAGAATTTATACATACCAAAGGAAAACATCAGGTCTACTATGGTAAGTATGATGCCCCTTTCAACATTTACTTATCTTCATGTTCAGCAAGCTCAgttctcataatttaatacACTATCTGTTCAAAACTTCAACGATTatttaaaagaataattaaaaaaactacAGGGCGGAGAAAAGAAGATTCGTAGGACTCCATCAGGGCCCAACCCAGCAGGAAACCAACATCCTCCAACGAAGAAGCACTGAAACCTTGGGCGAGCTGCAGCAATCTTCATGTGGAAGTCGGTAGCAAATTCTTGGGGTTAGACATAGTCAGGGTAGGTTTAAGACCCAATCTTCCGAATGTACTGTGCATACAAGTAGAATTCAATCTAACATTCACATGTTTCAGAAGCAGCTGCAGATCTTTAGGAGAGAACTGCTAGTGCAGAATGTATACATATGACAGTGCATTATATTAGAACTCACAATTACAACATCAGGCGTGAGCTCAAAAGTGATGAGCACAAGAACGGGTGAAGGTTTGCACCAACCTTTCACTATCATAGCTGAGATAAAACTCAGGTATTGATTTCATCCAACTCCCAAAGAAATACACGTGACAAATGAAACTTAAAGAGATCACATAAATAGGCAGGGTAATATCCAATGACTACTACCATGATATTGAATCAGATGAGCAGCATGAACAAGAATTACCGAGTAGCGACCAGTGCACCAGACTTCAGGGGAACTAATTACTCTTCAGACTTGAGAAAGATAACCATCAAGCTCTATTATCTTAGCCATGGTTCTATCTCTGATTTGGTTTTCCACAGTATTTTCCTCCTATCTGTTTTCTGTAGAAGCAAATCCTAGCTTATGCTTTCAAGAGTACCGATATTGTCATTTTTATGCACAACTCAGTCTCACTGCAATTCTCAGAGCACTCAGGGAAGTCCATCATCACAAGGAATAATCATCTCGAAGCATGTATAATAAAACAATCAGACAGTTCTCTTTGCCGCGGGAAAAGTGAAAGTAAGATATCCCAAGACAAATCATAAGAACTTTTAATGATAATCATTAGCTTGGATGAGGGTTCGCCAAGATAAAAATGGCCACAATAATTGAACAAAATCACAAGTTGCAGGCATATACAAGACTCACCATAAACTAAAAACTTTTCACCGCAAAATCCAATCATACTTCATACAGCCCGTTTTCTCTTTGATCTTTTGCTTCTCTTTGGACGAGAATACCCAGGCAACTGTTTGCTAGCACTGGAAGCATACGTTTCTTCTAGCACTTCTTCGCCCTGTGAGCCACAGTATATGAGTTCCATAAGTCCAGTGTTACAGTACATTCATGAAAACTAGCATGCCTCTAACGTCAGTCATCAAACATAATCAGGATTCCCATCGGTGGGATCTCATTACAGAATTAACAGTCATCTATCCTTTGGCTGCATGTTCTCTCTAATGCTAGAATACTGAAACAAGAGAGCCATCCATCGATTACTAACAAGTCGCAAGAGGGCTAGCTCTTCTGCACTGTATATTCATTAGCCTAGATAGATATGAGATCTTCATAGAGATGGCAGAGACTGACCTCTTGAGCGATATACAAGttcaataataaatgaaagatTTTCCCAAACAACATTAAATGTTCGAGAGTTAAATACCTTTTCAGTAGACTCTTCATCTGAACCATCATCATCGGAATCAGAAGCTGAAGTCTCTACATTTTCGGCAGGTGATGCCTTGCCcaattttttcttctcctcttcttttaGTTGTCTAAACCTGTGAACGCAACGTTCTTCAGCAAGACAAGCTCTGAAGCAGTTGATAATATTGCCGTCTACAAAACGAAGAGCACTGACCTATCCCCTGACTGAGCAGGCTCAGATCCTGCCCTCTTTGCGCGACCTGCTGTAATGATTCCACTAGCATTTTCATTCACAACAGGCTTCGCACCTCCCAATTTGCGCAACCACACTTGTTGTGATGTACTCAAGACATTGTTTGTAAACCTGATTGTGACATATGGAACATCCAAGTGCATTAATAAAGGACTGCACTGAGTGAATCTGCCACatagagacagagagagggaAGAACAGATTCCTAGCAAAACTTTGACCTCATAAATATGAACTGTGCAGAAAACAGTGGTATTGgaagatatttatatataaacatcCACTACAAGAAATGGGGCATGGGCATGTTTACTAGCATACATCTAGATGAACTTAAAAAAGAGAGGATGAAATTTGTTGCCTCAGTGGATCTTtcataaagaaataaattaaaccTCAGTATGTTAATGCACCAGGGAAGAAAGCACAAAGCAGGGTTAAGAACTGAAAAGACATACAGAAATAACTTGTTCTAGTTGACatttttatgaaaagaaaataattccTCTGCATGCATAGTAGTTCCCTAAGAAAACTTAATATTTACTAACAAAAAGAAGCAGTTCACAAGAGACTAACCAATAAATTGATAATCCTGACGGAACGgacaaggagaagtaaccaaTCATAAGTGGAAGAAACTTAAAGACAAGAAGTGTGTTCTTCTGAGCCGGATCATCAGTCTGCCAAGAGAGCAACAAAATTAACTTCCCACTAATACATAATGCATAGCAAAATTCCAGCAGTGCTTAGTTTCTACCTGGGGAGGTTTCATGAGCTCCATTGAAACGTACTGGGAAACAACAAGGAGGACTGGCAAAACAAGGTAAGCTGCAGTGTCATGCCAACCCAGTGGAGGATGGCCATCCTGAAAGGTGGATTATTTGCAATTAGCAATACTGAAAGTGCAAGTCCAAAAGCTCCATCATAAGACAATGGCTACAGAAGCAGACACATCGGATGTATACTAAGACAATTAGCATGCTAGTGACAGGGGGACATAACTCTGCACGTCTCAAAACGATATCTGTCATACGAGGCTTTCCTGTTTTGAATAGTCATTGATTGCCTtctatctctttttcttttttaataaacgATTGCCTTCTGTCAATTACCATATAAGCTGGCGAGCAATACACGTCCTCATACAGTTCTTCTCTAGGCATATTGTCATGGGAAATTACAAAAACAAGACCCAGAGTGTTGCACATGAAACTTGAAGTTTGAAAGAGACGCTGGAATGAGAAGATCTAATAAGTGAAGAAAAGACAAATGGTAT of the Punica granatum isolate Tunisia-2019 chromosome 6, ASM765513v2, whole genome shotgun sequence genome contains:
- the LOC116210179 gene encoding uncharacterized protein LOC116210179 isoform X1; the encoded protein is MSPKECHQTRNGMGRKEAAIVRVLLPVWLLLAASEHHFPAFAYARAIHSGKLPLPLLLPSPEETCSIVKAIAQVPKERMLTQRKAHGYSASLPFSFLLATADSKLGPDRQNLYIPKENIRSTMGGEKKIRRTPSGPNPAGNQHPPTKKH
- the LOC116210179 gene encoding CLAVATA3/ESR (CLE)-related protein 46-like isoform X2; the encoded protein is MSPKECHQTRNGMGRKEAAIVRVLLPVWLLLAASEHHFPAFAYARAIHSADSKLGPDRQNLYIPKENIRSTMGGEKKIRRTPSGPNPAGNQHPPTKKH